Part of the Paenibacillus terrae HPL-003 genome is shown below.
ATTTATATCGTAAGCAACAGACCTACAGACACTCACAAGTCCGAAGAAACGGACTGCAAAACCTTTGAAGCAAAATAAAGCTGATTATTTCTGTAAAGCATTGTTTTACCCTAAAGGAGCCCCTAGCCGGGTTCCTTTTTCTTTTTACATTTTAGCAAGAATGATAATTATTATCAAGTCCTTTTTTAACAACTGGGAATAAAATAATAGCACAGAAGGCAAAAAAAGAAGCGTCGCTCTGAACGATTCGCTTCTTGTGCTTGATTCTTTGTAATTGTTCCTGCTTGGTTGGCTTCATTCGCACATGCTGCGATATCTCGCCATAATGATCATTTGTTTTGCGGCTCT
Proteins encoded:
- a CDS encoding DUF1540 domain-containing protein encodes the protein MAKDVMCEVNSCTHWAQENKCSASSIYIVSNRPTDTHKSEETDCKTFEAK